A segment of the Fusobacterium ulcerans genome:
CTTTTAAGGTGTTCCTCCAGATCTTTTTTTACCATTTTCAGCTTTTCTATATCATCGTTTATTCTTTCTAAAACATTTGCTATAAGTTCTTTATCCTTTTCAATTTCTTTGCTCCTGTCATCTGTTTTTTCACTGAAAAAGATTTTAATTTCTTCAAGAGTGAGCCCTAATTTTCTCATTGTGTTGATTTTTTTTATTGTTATTATCTGGGCTCTGGAATAGCATCTGTAATTATTCTCTTTTCTGAATTTAGGAGAAATGATACCTTCTCTGTCATAATACCTTAGTGTAGAGCGTGGAATTTTAAGAATTTTAGAAATTTCTCCAACTAAAAAATATTTCTGCATATTTCCTCCTTAAATAAATTTAAGTACAAAATTAATATAAAATTAATAATTAAAAAATTATTATATTTATATTTAATAATAACAAATTTAGATAAAATTTACTATATTATTTAATAAAAAAATTTTTAAAAAAGCTTGACCTTAAACCAACTTAAAGGTTTATAATTAATTATATAAAGGAACAACTTATATAATACTAACAATAACTGATAACAGGAGGCAATAAAATGAAAAAAACAACAATAATTTTATCAACATTAATGGTAATGGTTTTATCAAATGGAGTTATATATGCAGAACAAGGCGATGGAAAACCTTTAGAAATGGATAAAATTGAAGTAAGTGCACAGGAAAAAACAGAGAAAATAGGAATCTTAAATGATGAAAAAACTCAACAAACAGAAGATAAATATGAATATGCACATAGCTATGCAAGAGAAAGAAGCGAAGAAAGATAATTTAGATAATTTATAAATAGAAATATAACTCTTGAAATTTTTTATTAGAAAAGACACATAAATCTTTCTGATTTCTAAATTTCTAAAATTTACTTAAAAGTTTTAATCAACTTCTCCCAATTAAATAAATGGGTGTCTCATGGAGAGTACAACAGTATTATTGCTGTATCTCAGAGCACCCATTTTTATATTCTAAATATAACTATCTTGTACAGTCAGAGGCACTTCCCACTAAAATTTCCAAGCCGTGAGAAAGAGAATCTATAATAAAAGACAGTGATTCATCAACAGCTTTTGGACTTCCAGGCATATTTATAATAAGGGTAGATTTTCTTATACCTGCTGCTGCTCTGGAAAGCATAGCTCTTTTTGTTATACTCATAGAATAAGCTCTTATAGCTTCTGGGATACCAGGAACTATCTTGTCCACTATTTCCAATGTTGCTTCAGGAGTTACATCTCTTTTAGCAAATCCTGTTCCTCCAGTAGTGAGTATCAAATCAGCTTCATTATTATCACATATATTTTTCAATGTTTCTTTAATAAGCTCATATTCATCTGGAATAAGTATTTTTTTTACTACTTTATAACCCTTTTCAGTAACAATTTTTTCTATTACTTTAGTAGAAAGATCTTCCCTTTCTCCTCTGGCACCTTTATCACTCATACACACAATAGCAGTTCTAAACATATATTTATGCCTCCATAACAATTTTTTTTATTATATCATATATTTCTTAGGAAAAGAATGAAAAACTATTTGAAAAATTCTTGAAATTGGAAAATAAGAATTAGAACTCTTGATATAAAATGTTAAATCTGATAGAATGTTCTAAGATAAAATAATGAGGTGATTAGATGAAAAAGATTTTTACAACAATGGTAGCAGTAGTTTCAATTTTTTTATTGGCAGCATGTGGAAAGACAGAGAAAAAAGAGATAACTATAAGTGCAGCAGCAAGTTTAAATGAAGTATTATCTCAAATAGCTGAAAATTATCAAAAAGAAAATAAGAACATAACAGTAAATATAAACTTTGGTGCTTCAGGTGCTCTTAAAAAACAAATTGAAGGAGGAGCTCCTGTAGATTTTGTATTTTTTGCATCTAAAAAAGATTTGGAGGATTTGAAAAAGCAAAATCTAGTATCAGAAAAATTCTCTAAAGATATACTTGAAAATACTATGGTAGTAGCAGGAAGAAAGAAAATAGATGATCTGTCTGAAATGCTTGATCATAAAGTAGCAATAGGAGATCCGGATATAGTTCCAGCAGGAAGATATGCAAAACAGGTACTTGAAAATGCAGGGCTGTGGGATAGAATGCAGGAAAATTTTGTACTTTCTAAAGATGTAAGAAGTGCTATGCAGTATGTAGATCTATATGAAGTTGATTATGCTATGATTTACAAGACAGACAGCAGAGTTATGAAAAATGCTGAGATAGTCTATGAAGTGCCAAATACACTTCATACACCTATCATATACAGCTGTGGTATATTAAATGATAAAGAGAGAGATGAAGTAAAAGATTTCTATAAATTCCTTACTAATAAAGATTCAATTGATATTTTTGAAAAATTTGGGTTTAAAGTTATAAATGAACAGTAAACTTGATATAAATGCTGTGTTCCTTACTTTAAAAATAGCTTCTATATCTACTGCACTGACACTGATAGCAGCGGTGCTTTTAGTGTGGGGCATGGAAAATAGAAGCAAAAAGCTTAGGAGCATAGTTGAAATGCTTATAAATCTTTCTCTTTTCATATCTCCTACAGTTTTGGGGTATATCCTTATTATATTTTTAGGAAAAAGAGGGATAATAGGCTCGTATCTGTATGAGTTTTTCAATATTCAGGTAATTTTTTCATGGTGGGCAGGGATAATCACTGCATTTGTAGTGTCGCTGCCCCTTATGTATAATTGTATAAAAGCTGGGTTCTCTTCATTGGACTATACCTATAGAGAGGCTGGAAAAGAAATGGGAGCTTCTGATTTTCAGATACTTCGTCTGGTAATCCTTCCATTGATAAGAAGAAATATACTTGCAGGGATAGTGCTGTCTTTTGGAAGAGCATTAGGGGAGTTTGGAGCTACTCTTATGCTGGCAGGAAATATCCCTGGTAAGACACAGACTATGTCTATTGCCATATATTCAGCAGTAGAACGTGGAGATAACAGAACAGCCAATGTACTATTGGTAATAGTACTTGTAATAAGTTTTTGTATAATGTGTCTTTATAACTATTTTTTTAAAGGAGCAGAGAAATAATGAAAAAGATAGAAACTGTAAATGCAGTAGGGCATGTATTACAGCATGATATTACAGAGATAATCCCTGGAGAAGTAAAAGGAAGAGCTTTTAAAAAAGGGCATATAATAAAAGAGGAAGATGTAGAAAAGCTATTGAGGCTTGGGAAAGATCATATATATGTCTTTGAACTTGGAGATAAGGGGATACATGAAAATGATGCTGCCCTTGTACTTGGAAAGCTTGGAAAAGGTAAAAATATCAGACTGGCTGATGAGATAAAAGAGGGAAAAATAAATTTTTATGCACAAGAAGATGGTGTATTGAAAGTAGATACAGAAAAACTTCTGGAGCTGAATATGCTTGGAGAGATATCTTTTGCTACTCTTCCAGATAATATTCCTGTAAAAAAAGGAGACTTAGTAGCAGGAGCAAGGGTCATTCCTTTAGTAATTGATAAAGAAAAAATGGAAAAAGCTGAGAGCATCATTCAGACTCCCATATTAAATGTAAATAGTTATAGAAAATATAAGGTGGGAATGGTAACTACTGGAAATGAAGTTTTCTTTGGAAGGATAGAAGATAAATTTGGAAAGATAGTTACTGATAAACTTAAAGAGTTTGACTGTGAGGTAATAGCTCAATTACTGTCACAGGATAGTAAAGATATGATAAAGAGAAAGGCTCAGGAACTTTTAGATATGGGAGCAGAAATGCTTATATTTACAGGAGGAATGTCTGTAGATCCTGATGATGTGACGCCATCTGCAATAATAGAGCTGGGAGGAGAGCTGGTAAGTTATGGTTCACCTGTTCTGCCAGGTTCTATGTTCCTGCTGTCATATCTTGGAGATGTACCAGTGATGGGACTTCCTGGATGTGTAATGTTTGCTAAGAGAACTATATTTGATTTAGTTCTTCCTAGGGTATTAAGTGAAGAAAAGCTTACAACTAGAGATATTATGATGTATGGAAATGGAGGACTTTGTCAGAGCTGCGAAGTATGCCATTATCCTAACTGTACATTTGGAAAATAAGAGGTATGAAAATGAATTTTACACATTTTAATGAAAATGGAAGAGCCAGAATGGTTGATGTCAGTGAGAAAGATGAAACAAAAAGAAAAGCTGTAGCCAGAGGATATATTCAGATGGGAGCAGATACAATCAAGGCTGTAACTGAAGGAAGAATAAAAAAGGGAGATGTCCTTTCTGTAGCACAGGTAGGAGGTATATGCGGAGCTAAAAAAACATGGGATTTGATACCTATGTGCCATAATATACTTTTGACAGGGGCAGATATAAATTTTGAGGTGGCAGATGACAGAATCTGGATAGAGGCATCTGTAAAGACTACTGGGAAAACAGGAGTTGAAATGGAAGCTCTTACAGCTGTAAGTATAGCAGCTCTTACTATATATGATATGTGCAAGGCTATAGACAAGCATATGATTATAGGAGAAATTAAACTCATAAGCAAGACTGGTGGGAAAAGTGATTTTCTTCTGGAAGATAAAAAATAGAATAAAGTAAGAAATAGATTAAGTTTTAGGATTTTCTAAGTTGGAAGTTCTAAAACTTTTTTTATTGTTGAAGAAAGTAAAAAAAATAAAATGTGAATAGAATAAGTGTATTAAAGATAGAGATAAGAGATTTTAAAAAATGTCAAAAAATTAGATAAGAGATAACTTGAGAAAATATGAAATATTTAATTTAGGGAGATAAAATTTTTAGGAAGTTGAAACTATAGGTACAGTGAAAAATTTCAACAAGGGTAAGAGGTGAATTGCAATTATTGGATATTAAAAAATTAACTCTCTAAG
Coding sequences within it:
- the modA gene encoding molybdate ABC transporter substrate-binding protein, giving the protein MKKIFTTMVAVVSIFLLAACGKTEKKEITISAAASLNEVLSQIAENYQKENKNITVNINFGASGALKKQIEGGAPVDFVFFASKKDLEDLKKQNLVSEKFSKDILENTMVVAGRKKIDDLSEMLDHKVAIGDPDIVPAGRYAKQVLENAGLWDRMQENFVLSKDVRSAMQYVDLYEVDYAMIYKTDSRVMKNAEIVYEVPNTLHTPIIYSCGILNDKERDEVKDFYKFLTNKDSIDIFEKFGFKVINEQ
- a CDS encoding molybdopterin-binding protein, producing the protein MKKIETVNAVGHVLQHDITEIIPGEVKGRAFKKGHIIKEEDVEKLLRLGKDHIYVFELGDKGIHENDAALVLGKLGKGKNIRLADEIKEGKINFYAQEDGVLKVDTEKLLELNMLGEISFATLPDNIPVKKGDLVAGARVIPLVIDKEKMEKAESIIQTPILNVNSYRKYKVGMVTTGNEVFFGRIEDKFGKIVTDKLKEFDCEVIAQLLSQDSKDMIKRKAQELLDMGAEMLIFTGGMSVDPDDVTPSAIIELGGELVSYGSPVLPGSMFLLSYLGDVPVMGLPGCVMFAKRTIFDLVLPRVLSEEKLTTRDIMMYGNGGLCQSCEVCHYPNCTFGK
- the modB gene encoding molybdate ABC transporter permease subunit, which translates into the protein MNSKLDINAVFLTLKIASISTALTLIAAVLLVWGMENRSKKLRSIVEMLINLSLFISPTVLGYILIIFLGKRGIIGSYLYEFFNIQVIFSWWAGIITAFVVSLPLMYNCIKAGFSSLDYTYREAGKEMGASDFQILRLVILPLIRRNILAGIVLSFGRALGEFGATLMLAGNIPGKTQTMSIAIYSAVERGDNRTANVLLVIVLVISFCIMCLYNYFFKGAEK
- a CDS encoding MogA/MoaB family molybdenum cofactor biosynthesis protein — protein: MFRTAIVCMSDKGARGEREDLSTKVIEKIVTEKGYKVVKKILIPDEYELIKETLKNICDNNEADLILTTGGTGFAKRDVTPEATLEIVDKIVPGIPEAIRAYSMSITKRAMLSRAAAGIRKSTLIINMPGSPKAVDESLSFIIDSLSHGLEILVGSASDCTR
- the moaC gene encoding cyclic pyranopterin monophosphate synthase MoaC, which codes for MNFTHFNENGRARMVDVSEKDETKRKAVARGYIQMGADTIKAVTEGRIKKGDVLSVAQVGGICGAKKTWDLIPMCHNILLTGADINFEVADDRIWIEASVKTTGKTGVEMEALTAVSIAALTIYDMCKAIDKHMIIGEIKLISKTGGKSDFLLEDKK